A genome region from Anastrepha ludens isolate Willacy chromosome 3, idAnaLude1.1, whole genome shotgun sequence includes the following:
- the LOC128856785 gene encoding adenosine 5'-monophosphoramidase HINT1 isoform X1: MYFAISSIRSTLRNSFSLKPISTNFAKMSSEVEKAQTASAADDTIFGKILRKEIPCNFIHEDEKCVAFHDINGQAPTHFLVIPRKPIAQLSLATGDDKELLGHLMLVGAKVAKELGLDKGYRVVINNGQHGAQSVYHLHLHFLGGRQMQWPPG, encoded by the exons ATGTATTTTGCCATTTCGAGCATTAGGTCAACTTTACGAAATAG TTTCAGTTTGAAGCCTATTTCGACCAACTTTGCTAAAATGTCCAGCGAAGTCGAAAAAGCGCAGACAGCATCAGCGGCTGATGATACTATTTTCGGAAAAATTCTTCGCAAGGAAATTCCATGTAACTTCATCCATGAAGATGAGAAA TGTGTCGCTTTTCATGACATCAATGGCCAGGCACCAACGCACTTTCTTGTGATACCAAGAAAACCGATTGCCCAATTGTCCCTAGCTACTGGAGATGACAAAGAATTGCTTGGTCACCTTATGTTAGTTGGTGCAAAAGTAGCCAAAGAGTTAGGTCTAGATAAAGGATACCGAGTGGTTATAAATAATGGTCAACATGGGGCGCAATCCGTTTACCATTTACACTTGCACTTCCTTGGTGGACGCCAAATGCAGTGGCCGCCAGGATAA
- the LOC128856784 gene encoding rab-like protein 3 isoform X1 codes for MDNENFTGNKMANNIDKVRVLLVGDSGVGKTCLTHLIAHNESLTRPGWTVGCNIEVKLHEYKEGTPQQQPYFIELFDIGGSISHRNTRSVFYAPIHGIILVHDLTNRKSQENLREWLYEILNKDGKDVKNSSGDNVFDPEQFLGSTQLPLLVMGAKLDLLDEKRQPKPLQKIGCIAEQCGAEEIWLNCRNPRSLSAGTTDAVKLSRFFDRVIEKRNQSRDPSAISTDRRKHTTLLR; via the exons ATGGATAATGAAAACTTTACCGGAAATAAAATGGCAAATAATATTGATAAAGTTCGGGTACTTTTGGTTGGGGATTCAG GAGTTGGAAAAACCTGTCTCACGCACTTGATAGCGCACAACGAATCTCTTACCCGTCCGGGATGGACAGTTGGATGTAATATAGAGGTTAAGTTACACGAATACAAGGAAGGAACTCCTCAACAACAGccttattttattgaattgtttGACATTGGCGGATCAATAAGTCATCGGAATACACGCAGTGTCTTTTACGCTCCTATACATGGCATTATTCTGGTTCATGACCTCACAAATCGCAAGAGTCAAGAAAATTTGCGCGAATGGTTGTATGAAATTCTCAATAAAGATGGAAAAGACGTAAAAAATAGCAGTGGAGACAATGTTTTCGATCCGGAACAATTTTTAGGATCCACCCAACTTCCATTGTTAGTAATGGGGGCAAAATTGGACCTTTTAGATGAAAAACGACAACCGAAACCGCTACAAAAGATTGGTTGCatag CAGAACAGTGTGGTGCTGAGGAGATATGGTTAAATTGTAGGAATCCTCGTAGTCTTTCCGCTGGAACAACGGATGCTGTAAAATTATCTCGATTCTTTGATCGAGTgattgaaaaaagaaatcaatCGCGGGACCCTTCCGCCATATCCACAGATAGAAGAAAACATACAACACTATTACGTTGA
- the LOC128856785 gene encoding adenosine 5'-monophosphoramidase HINT1 isoform X2 — translation MYFAISSIRSTLRNSLKPISTNFAKMSSEVEKAQTASAADDTIFGKILRKEIPCNFIHEDEKCVAFHDINGQAPTHFLVIPRKPIAQLSLATGDDKELLGHLMLVGAKVAKELGLDKGYRVVINNGQHGAQSVYHLHLHFLGGRQMQWPPG, via the exons ATGTATTTTGCCATTTCGAGCATTAGGTCAACTTTACGAAATAG TTTGAAGCCTATTTCGACCAACTTTGCTAAAATGTCCAGCGAAGTCGAAAAAGCGCAGACAGCATCAGCGGCTGATGATACTATTTTCGGAAAAATTCTTCGCAAGGAAATTCCATGTAACTTCATCCATGAAGATGAGAAA TGTGTCGCTTTTCATGACATCAATGGCCAGGCACCAACGCACTTTCTTGTGATACCAAGAAAACCGATTGCCCAATTGTCCCTAGCTACTGGAGATGACAAAGAATTGCTTGGTCACCTTATGTTAGTTGGTGCAAAAGTAGCCAAAGAGTTAGGTCTAGATAAAGGATACCGAGTGGTTATAAATAATGGTCAACATGGGGCGCAATCCGTTTACCATTTACACTTGCACTTCCTTGGTGGACGCCAAATGCAGTGGCCGCCAGGATAA
- the LOC128859387 gene encoding uncharacterized protein LOC128859387, with the protein MEKVSEDMELDWQNGFQQIKERGLYLLQSEKWSDCRFLVGTSPNQRILAGHKLILAMSSPVFERMFYGNLPDESDPILIPDVQPDAFQAMMEYIYSDRISISSFDKACELCYVAKKYMLPYVVEQCTHFLWADLSPKNACRAYEFAKLFDEPRLMQSSMSIIAANTRDVLEDPSFVDIEMSTLMAILDQDRLNITSELELFNALVKYASERGLFIGNESLHLQQPNSYQKGPRQSLPALDNDDSEDVEIKMEPDISNTLHSREDDDFTGNVVEDVVVVDSDTSGPYDEKDCAHKMTPPSESNMVTSLSCSNNEIDEVLIRKAIQKIRFLTLTPQQFAEGPARSNLLKQNEALAILIKISSPTINDCPMPQGFCSSRTSREYYESRSQRDLSSYRHSVPSNAPAPTSFASFESFMGNTTSNVSTAAQSASSNNLSTFQGGSDTDLATNDTRRSYCVRTLNQQFDYRNTSVTDCGLTFQVDSNIWITGVQVPTQVLCGELMNSAGFSERYTEILYAHIQDIQGSRLTYTHCTSRVRYDSLLEITFDRPVYVYRNLIYKVYVVFNKVGWYPMYTCVPDVVCNRVKFMFNVGNPGESVRDGLIRAIVFSTPQEQSRSVIE; encoded by the exons ATGGAGAAAG tttCAGAAGATATGGAGCTAGATTGGCAGAATGGCTTTCAACAAATTAAGGAGCGCGGACTGTATTTGCTCCAGTCTGAAAAGTGGTCCGATTGTAGATTTCTGGTGGGAACCTCTCCTAATCAGCGTATTTTGGCTGGGCACAAATTGATTTTGGCAATGTCCTCACCTGTTTTTGAACGAATGTTTTATGGTAACCTCCCAGACGAGAGTGATCCTATTTTAATACCCGACGTACAACCTGATGCCTTTCAAGCAATGATGGAGTACATTTACTCGGATCGCATTAGTATTAGCTCTTTCGACAAAGCGTGTGAATTGTGTTATGTGGCAAAGAAGTATATGCTACCTTACGTAGTGGAGCAATGCACTCATTTTCTATGGGCAGATTTGAGCCCTAAAAATGCCTGCCGCGCTTATGAGTTTGCTAAGCTATTTGATGAGCCTCGATTAATGCAAAGCAGCATGAGT atCATAGCAGCTAACACACGTGATGTGTTAGAAGATCCTAGTTTTGTAGATATAGAAATGTCAACCTTAATGGCTATTCTTGATCAAGACCGTTTAAATATTACGTCAGAGTTGGAGCTGTTTAATGCATTAGTAAAGTATGCTTCTGAACGTGGACTGTTTATAGGAAATGAAAGCTTGCACTTACAACAGCCAAACTCTTATCAAAAGGGCCCGAGACAATCTTTGCCAGCCCTAGATAATGACGACTCTGAGGATGTGGAAATCAAAATGGAGCCGGACATCTCAAACACTTTGCACAGTCGAGAGGACGATGACTTTACTGGTAATGTAGTAGAAGACGTGGTTGTTGTGGACAGTGACACTTCTGGTCCATATGATGAAAAAGATTGTGCACATAAAATGACACCACCTTCCGAGTCTAATATGGTTACTTCGCTATCGTGTTCCAATAATGAAATTGACGAGGTTCTTATACGTAAAGCTATTCAGAAAATTCGTTTCCTAACACTCACACCCCAACAATTCGCAGAAGGCCCTGCACGTTCTAACCTACTTAAACAGAATGAAGCTCTTGCCAttctcattaaaatttcaagccCGACGATTAACGATTGTCCAATGCCTCAAGGCTTCTGCAGCTCAAGGACTAGTCGAGAATATTATGAATCTCGTAGCCAACGAGATTTATCTTCTTACCGCCATTCAGTTCCTTCGAACGCTCCTGCTCCAACAAGTTTTGCATCATTTGAGTCTTTTATGGGAAATACGACATCTAATGTATCAACAGCTGCTCAGTCGGCATCTTCGAACAATTTAAGTACTTTCCAAGGTGGTAGTGATACTGATTTAGCTACGAACGATACTCGCCGATCTTACTGCGTTCGAACACTTAATCAACAGTTTGATTATAGAAACACCAGTGTTACTGATTGTGGACTAACATTTCAAGTGGATAGTAATATATGGATCACAg GTGTTCAGGTTCCCACCCAAGTCCTTTGTGGAGAGCTTATGAATTCGGCTGGCTTTTCCGAACGATATACGGAAATTCTCTACGCACATATTCAAGATATTCAAGGTTCAAGGCTTACCTATACACACTGCACATCCCGGGTACGATATGATTCCTTGCTAGAAATAACGTTCGATCGCCCAGTGTACGTTTATCGTAATTTAATATATAAGGTGTATGTTGTTTTCAACAAAGTCGGATGGTATCCCATGTATACTTGTGTTCCGGACGTTGTCTGTAACAGGGTCAAATTCATGTTCAATGTAGGCAATCCTGGTGAGTCGGTGAGAGATGGGTTAATTCGCGCAATTGTTTTTTCAACACCGCAGGAGCAGTCTAGAAGTGTAATAGAATaa
- the LOC128859386 gene encoding protein obstructor-E has product MQQRGLSALVVILGVIAQGSCGPVQASECPEKIGEQAYAHTEQCDQFFLCTNGTLTLETCENGLLYDGKGAAHNHCNYNWAVDCKGRQWDPTPISTPGCEYQFGIYPVSKECSTTYIKCAYGEPIEQECDAGLAYDDRTHGCNWPDQLLHVCNPEAVVGFKCPTKVDSSSPAARFWPFPRFPVQGDCHRLITCVEGYPRLITCGENKVFDESTLTCEDPDYVSTKCNSIGK; this is encoded by the exons ATGCAGCAAAGAGGTTTAAGTGCTTTAGTAGTTATCCTTGGAGTAATAGCGCAAG gTAGCTGCGGTCCAGTTCAAGCATCCGAATGCCCAGAAAAGATAGGTGAACAGGCATACGCACACACTGAGCAATGCGACCAATTCTTCCTATGTACAAATGGAACCCTGACTTTGGAAACATGTGAGAATGGTCTTTTATACGATGGAAAAGGAGCTGCACATAATCATTGTAATTATAATTGGGCTGTTGATTGTAAGGGACGGCAATGGGATC CAACACCAATATCAACACCTGGTTGTGAATACCAATTCGGCATTTACCCAGTCTCAAAGGAATGTTCCACAACTTATATAAAGTGCGCTTACGGAGAACCAATCGAACAAGAATGTGACGCCGGTCTGGCCTACGATGATCGAACCCACGGTTGTAACTGGCCCGATCAgcttttacatgtttgtaatccAGAAG CGGTCGTGGGTTTCAAATGTCCGACAAAAGTTGACTCGAGCTCACCAGCTGCACGTTTTTGGCCATTCCCACGTTTTCCCGTTCAGGGAGATTGTCATCGCTTGATAACATGTGTAGAGGGTTATCCCCGTTTGATAACATGCGGCGAGAACAAGGTTTTCGATGAAAGTACACTTACTTGCGAAGATCCAGATTATGTATCCACCAAATGTAACAGCATTGGAAAATAA
- the LOC128856784 gene encoding rab-like protein 3 isoform X2, translating into MDNENFTGNKMANNIDKVRVLLVGDSGVGKTCLTHLIAHNESLTRPGWTVGCNIEVKLHEYKEGTPQQQPYFIELFDIGGSISHRNTRSVFYAPIHGIILVHDLTNRKSQENLREWLYEILNKDGKDVKNSSGDNVFDPEQFLGSTQLPLLVMGAKLDLLDEKRQPKPLQKIGCIEQCGAEEIWLNCRNPRSLSAGTTDAVKLSRFFDRVIEKRNQSRDPSAISTDRRKHTTLLR; encoded by the exons ATGGATAATGAAAACTTTACCGGAAATAAAATGGCAAATAATATTGATAAAGTTCGGGTACTTTTGGTTGGGGATTCAG GAGTTGGAAAAACCTGTCTCACGCACTTGATAGCGCACAACGAATCTCTTACCCGTCCGGGATGGACAGTTGGATGTAATATAGAGGTTAAGTTACACGAATACAAGGAAGGAACTCCTCAACAACAGccttattttattgaattgtttGACATTGGCGGATCAATAAGTCATCGGAATACACGCAGTGTCTTTTACGCTCCTATACATGGCATTATTCTGGTTCATGACCTCACAAATCGCAAGAGTCAAGAAAATTTGCGCGAATGGTTGTATGAAATTCTCAATAAAGATGGAAAAGACGTAAAAAATAGCAGTGGAGACAATGTTTTCGATCCGGAACAATTTTTAGGATCCACCCAACTTCCATTGTTAGTAATGGGGGCAAAATTGGACCTTTTAGATGAAAAACGACAACCGAAACCGCTACAAAAGATTGGTTGCatag AACAGTGTGGTGCTGAGGAGATATGGTTAAATTGTAGGAATCCTCGTAGTCTTTCCGCTGGAACAACGGATGCTGTAAAATTATCTCGATTCTTTGATCGAGTgattgaaaaaagaaatcaatCGCGGGACCCTTCCGCCATATCCACAGATAGAAGAAAACATACAACACTATTACGTTGA